Sequence from the Ooceraea biroi isolate clonal line C1 chromosome 5, Obir_v5.4, whole genome shotgun sequence genome:
GACTCTGCATGTTCCCAATGTTGAAGAGTTTCTGAACAAGTTGAGTTGCACCGGAAATGACACCAAAATAAAGGTTGTTTCGATATTTGGAAACACGGGCGATGGAAAACGCCATACGATGAACCATGTGTTCTTTAAAGGCAAGGAAGTATTTAAAACATCAAACAACCATAATTGTTGCGCACTAGGCATCTGGGCAGCGTTTGATCCAGTTCTCAATGTTATTTGCCTGGATACTGAAGGTTTACAAggtatttcgtattttatatcatctaaattgtaaattctgtggcaatttaacaatatacaatatatatattgtttttaggAGTTACGAGTTGTGAAAGTGAACAGGCACTGTTATTAGTTAAAGTACTCGCAGTATCTGATATTATAATCTACGGCAACCACTCAGAAAGGCTGAATAGGgatttattcacatttttggGTACTGCGTCGCGCGCTTACAGTCATTATTTTAAAGGAGCTCTCCAGGCAATTGGCCAGATAGAGGGAATCTCCAGTTCTTCATTGAGTACATTTGGACCGAGTATTATAGTGTTTCATGAAACTAGGGACAGCAAACCTTTGACCAACAGTACGTACCGCTACGTTCTCAATATAAGAGTGATTTTGTGAAAGTGAAATTGTATTATCACGGTTTATCatcatgataataataataataatatcaaataatgttcttttctAGATGGAGCGGAAAGTGTAGAAGACATGTTGAGAACAAGATTAGGAGAAATGGCTCTTGAAATTGACGCTTTTAGTTCTATCAAATATGTTGGCGTGCAATCAGTGAATAATGTGATGAATTACGAGCAACTGCGATCCGCGATCGAGACTGAAGTGAATAACACGACGGTCCGTATGGCCAGAAAACCGTTTCTGGTTTATAATACGCTTAAGTTGTTGAATGAGCATCTCTccactgagaagaaaaaatattgcctCCCTTTCTTCCCAGAGCAGTATTTTACCTGTCCCGCTAAGTGTTTAAGTTGCGCCAATAGGTGTAACAAGAGTATGGGACACCATCGGGAAGCGAAACCACATAGTACCAGTGGCAGGTTTGTTTTGCtatagatattaattttttgtgcTATTCTGTAATCAATCAAAGCCTTACTTTTGAATTATCATATTAACAATGTCATTTTGATGGTAGATGCAAATACGAGTGCCAATATGAAAATGCGATATACCTGTGCAAGAAATGTTACAAGAACGGAAAGCAAATTGAGGTGAAGCGGTATCAAGATGGAGACCAGAATAGTAGTTGGTACGGCTTTGCCACAACCGTCTTGTCGGGGTACGTTCTGGAGTGTTCGCGTTGCGGAGTGATATATAGAAGCAAACAGTACTGGTACGGCAATAATCCCGAAGATATTGCTATCCGCAAAAAAGTCACACATGTGTGGGGAGTGGTAAGTTACGACGTGAGAGTAATGGTGTGTATCCGAAGAAGGCTAGCTAGACTTTAGGGCTCCTGCAGACAGGACGCGGCAGCGACAATGCGTTGGCCAATCACCGTCTTGCttttctgataataaaatttagataataaaaattttgtggcCTAGCGTAACGCTCTACAATCGCTGCTGCTTTGTCGACGGACATGCCCTTTAGTTGCAACAGCTGGCGAATGAACATCTCACTTACCTTAAATGTCTGAAAAGAAAATGGATAAGCTTTTACTTACTttccaatatttattatcttaaatatttaaatatttgcattcttttaaatatttttattacacattacgtgtaagaaaaatgtttaatacgTACTCTGCTTAGAAGATGCTTTATTGAACTTGTTGAATTCCATGAGACGCATCGTGTCATCTGAAGTATCTGTTCGCGTGAGGTGTTCTTTCTTGCCAATGAGTCTTCTTTCTTATCCTAGAATGAAATTTTGATacttattatagaaaatattattgcataaataagttacattgcataaaaatgtatataatcacacaatatctttttacatACATCCTGCGTCTGCAGGAGCCCCCCCTTACTGtcatttaataaatagtgTAA
This genomic interval carries:
- the LOC105281115 gene encoding zinc finger FYVE domain-containing protein 1-like isoform X3 — translated: MSELLWTEINLKPLKETMHTMWNSPWNQPRKTELLAPALMESLDINADDFDFHPQVYYTNKNSVVKPCSKCNNNNNKSFLLMNGQKTLHVPNVEEFLNKLSCTGNDTKIKVVSIFGNTGDGKRHTMNHVFFKGKEVFKTSNNHNCCALGIWAAFDPVLNVICLDTEGLQGVTSCESEQALLLVKVLAVSDIIIYGNHSERLNRDLFTFLGTASRAYSHYFKGALQAIGQIEGISSSSLSTFGPSIIVFHETRDSKPLTNNGAESVEDMLRTRLGEMALEIDAFSSIKYVGVQSVNNVMNYEQLRSAIETEVNNTTVRMARKPFLVYNTLKLLNEHLSTEKKKYCLPFFPEQYFTCPAKCLSCANRCNKSMGHHREAKPHSTSGRCKYECQYENAIYLCKKCYKNGKQIEVKRYQDGDQNSSWYGFATTVLSGYVLECSRCGVIYRSKQYWYGNNPEDIAIRKKVTHVWGVPNPPPVPQNTAQRVMDSVSYITEAVATVSLQPTKALKAWAADQVAPSYWRPNSEIKHCHKCKTVFGLARDKHHCRDCGEGFCDKCSSKTRCVPSRNWYSPVRVCDTCYEKETNSSSNESLEPAEDVSVRKVTEHVVSTFSVVGTVFNYSKSFIKDSVRPSYWVPDSEIVNCNVCECNFSARIPLHHCRACGYGVCHGCSQHRKPVPHRGWDHPVRVCDFCVLK
- the LOC105281115 gene encoding zinc finger FYVE domain-containing protein 1-like isoform X4 produces the protein MHTMWNSPWNQPRKTELLAPALMESLDINADDFDFHPQVYYTNKNSVVKPCSKCNNNNNKSFLLMNGQKTLHVPNVEEFLNKLSCTGNDTKIKVVSIFGNTGDGKRHTMNHVFFKGKEVFKTSNNHNCCALGIWAAFDPVLNVICLDTEGLQGVTSCESEQALLLVKVLAVSDIIIYGNHSERLNRDLFTFLGTASRAYSHYFKGALQAIGQIEGISSSSLSTFGPSIIVFHETRDSKPLTNNGAESVEDMLRTRLGEMALEIDAFSSIKYVGVQSVNNVMNYEQLRSAIETEVNNTTVRMARKPFLVYNTLKLLNEHLSTEKKKYCLPFFPEQYFTCPAKCLSCANRCNKSMGHHREAKPHSTSGRCKYECQYENAIYLCKKCYKNGKQIEVKRYQDGDQNSSWYGFATTVLSGYVLECSRCGVIYRSKQYWYGNNPEDIAIRKKVTHVWGVPNPPPVPQNTAQRVMDSVSYITEAVATVSLQPTKALKAWAADQVAPSYWRPNSEIKHCHKCKTVFGLARDKHHCRDCGEGFCDKCSSKTRCVPSRNWYSPVRVCDTCYEKETNSSSNESLEPAEDVSVRKVTEHVVSTFSVVGTVFNYSKSFIKDSVRPSYWVPDSEIVNCNVCECNFSARIPLHHCRACGYGVCHGCSQHRKPVPHRGWDHPVRVCDFCVLK
- the LOC105281115 gene encoding zinc finger FYVE domain-containing protein 1-like isoform X2 translates to MHMSNRIFEVGKIQIRQRCRGGACIQIQINLKPLKETMHTMWNSPWNQPRKTELLAPALMESLDINADDFDFHPQVYYTNKNSVVKPCSKCNNNNNKSFLLMNGQKTLHVPNVEEFLNKLSCTGNDTKIKVVSIFGNTGDGKRHTMNHVFFKGKEVFKTSNNHNCCALGIWAAFDPVLNVICLDTEGLQGVTSCESEQALLLVKVLAVSDIIIYGNHSERLNRDLFTFLGTASRAYSHYFKGALQAIGQIEGISSSSLSTFGPSIIVFHETRDSKPLTNNGAESVEDMLRTRLGEMALEIDAFSSIKYVGVQSVNNVMNYEQLRSAIETEVNNTTVRMARKPFLVYNTLKLLNEHLSTEKKKYCLPFFPEQYFTCPAKCLSCANRCNKSMGHHREAKPHSTSGRCKYECQYENAIYLCKKCYKNGKQIEVKRYQDGDQNSSWYGFATTVLSGYVLECSRCGVIYRSKQYWYGNNPEDIAIRKKVTHVWGVPNPPPVPQNTAQRVMDSVSYITEAVATVSLQPTKALKAWAADQVAPSYWRPNSEIKHCHKCKTVFGLARDKHHCRDCGEGFCDKCSSKTRCVPSRNWYSPVRVCDTCYEKETNSSSNESLEPAEDVSVRKVTEHVVSTFSVVGTVFNYSKSFIKDSVRPSYWVPDSEIVNCNVCECNFSARIPLHHCRACGYGVCHGCSQHRKPVPHRGWDHPVRVCDFCVLK
- the LOC105281115 gene encoding zinc finger FYVE domain-containing protein 1-like isoform X1, with the translated sequence MHMSNRIFEVGKIQIRQRCRGGACIQIRNGDVVINACRFSLVTIREINLKPLKETMHTMWNSPWNQPRKTELLAPALMESLDINADDFDFHPQVYYTNKNSVVKPCSKCNNNNNKSFLLMNGQKTLHVPNVEEFLNKLSCTGNDTKIKVVSIFGNTGDGKRHTMNHVFFKGKEVFKTSNNHNCCALGIWAAFDPVLNVICLDTEGLQGVTSCESEQALLLVKVLAVSDIIIYGNHSERLNRDLFTFLGTASRAYSHYFKGALQAIGQIEGISSSSLSTFGPSIIVFHETRDSKPLTNNGAESVEDMLRTRLGEMALEIDAFSSIKYVGVQSVNNVMNYEQLRSAIETEVNNTTVRMARKPFLVYNTLKLLNEHLSTEKKKYCLPFFPEQYFTCPAKCLSCANRCNKSMGHHREAKPHSTSGRCKYECQYENAIYLCKKCYKNGKQIEVKRYQDGDQNSSWYGFATTVLSGYVLECSRCGVIYRSKQYWYGNNPEDIAIRKKVTHVWGVPNPPPVPQNTAQRVMDSVSYITEAVATVSLQPTKALKAWAADQVAPSYWRPNSEIKHCHKCKTVFGLARDKHHCRDCGEGFCDKCSSKTRCVPSRNWYSPVRVCDTCYEKETNSSSNESLEPAEDVSVRKVTEHVVSTFSVVGTVFNYSKSFIKDSVRPSYWVPDSEIVNCNVCECNFSARIPLHHCRACGYGVCHGCSQHRKPVPHRGWDHPVRVCDFCVLK